Part of the Streptomyces sp. NBC_01353 genome, TCACGCGTGCGGCTGCCGCCCACCGCCTCTTACTGTCACTGGTTTGGCCGTTGGGCCTCGGGCGCCCCGGCGGCGCCCTTGTGGCGACCAGGTGAGCATTCCACGTGTTGGCGGCTGGAACCAGACCGATGCCACCAAGGAGACACCCCTCGAAGCCCGCTGCGGGCGCGGCACGCGGCGAGGTCATGGCTGGTTGGTGACGCGTCCGCGCAGGACCTGCCACCAGGGGTCGGTGCTGTCCGCTCCGGCTCCCCGAGCGGGACCGGCGCACCCGGCAGGGTGTCGGCGTAGAACTGCGACGTCTCCTGTGCGACGCGGGATGGGCCCCGGCCGGGAAGGGGGCCCGGCCGGGGTGGCGCGGTGTCAGCTTTCGGGGCACTCCTTCCATGCGAGGTGGTAGACGGTGCTGATGTCACCGTCGGTGGAGTCCATGGTCATGTAGCTGGTGGTGGCCGGGTTCGACGTGCCGGCGTTCACGCGGAGCTCGGTGTTGATGTTGAAGTTCCGCTGCACACCGCACGGCGCCCATACGAGCTGCGCCCAGTCGGTGTCGTCGGTGGCCTGCCAGTTGTCCTCGTACGGGCCTCGGAAGGTGTGGGTCCGGGACGCGGTGTTCGGCGAGCCCTGGAAGTAGTACGAGGCCTTCTCGGTGCTGCTCGCGCCGGGCTGGAGCGACGCGTAGCCACGGTAGTCGGCGCTGGCGATCGCGTACGTGAACCCCTGCGGCACGTGCACCAGCAGGTTGAGCTGACAGTTTCTGCGGGCTGCCGTGGGCGAGGAGTCGCCGCCCACCTGCGCAAGGTACTCGCTGTAGGTGACGGTGAAGGCGGTGTTGTCCTCGGACACGGCGATGGCGGCGGTGCCCAGGGGGCAGCCGGAGCCGTTCACTGTGGCGATGTCGATGACGATCTTGTCCGGGGGCGGGTCGACTATCGACGACGGGCTTGCCTGTGTGGGCAGGGCCGAGGCGAACAGAGCGGTGATCGCTCCGCTCACGAGCAGGGGGACTCTCATGGTTCTCCCATCCAGTCTTCACTGCCGGGCGATCGCGGGCGCACGGGTGCGTCCGGTCGCTGGGCGGGGGTGCGGCGCGCCACAGGAGCAGGCGGCAGTCACGGACCTATTGCGGTGGATCGAGGCGCCGGCGGTGCGGAGGGTAGTCCAACCGGCAACGGTTGAAATAGCATGGACATGTCAGGTGAAGCTTCCGGAGCTCCGCGCCGGTGCGGGCGGTGGTGGTCGAATGCTAGAAGCCCGGGCGTGGCAGGGCAGGGGGGAGCCCGGCCAACAATCGCCGCGCGAACGGCCCTCCTTTGGCTCGGAACGGCGGTTGTCGCCGCTGGCGTCCCGCACGAACCGGGCGCCCCGCGCGTCACGCCTGCGCTCTATGCGTTCCATGCGTTCCATGCGTCCGGCGGGCGCCGGGCCGGCACAGCCTTCAACTGAGCTGCTCGGCCAGGCCGACGATGATGCCCTCGGGGCCGCGGACGTAGCAGAGCCGATAGACGTCCTCGTACTGCGCCAGCTCGCCGACGAGTTCGGCGCCGTGGGTGCGCAGGCGGGCAACGACGTCCTCGATGTCGTCGACGGCGAACATGATGCGGCGAATCCCCAGCGTGTTCGCCGGCGCGTCCTTCGGCTCGCTACGGATCGCCTTCGGCGTGTGGAACATCGCCAGCTCGATTCGGCCGTGGCCGTCCGGGGTCCGCAGCATTGCGATGTCCTGTCGGACGTCGTCGACCCCGATGACACACTCCACCCAACGTCCCTCGATCGGCGCCTTGCTCTCCAGCTCCATGCCGAGTTCGACGAAGAACGAAATGACAGCGTCGATGTCCTCGACAACGATGAGGGCGTTGTCCATCCGCTGGATCGTCATGCCGGGTCTCCTTGGTGTCGTACGGCCACGGTGACCGCTTACGCCCCTGAGACGGAGCCGCCACGCCGTTCTCGACACCCTGCCATCTTCTTCGGGGGCCGGGCGGGGTCGGCGGATGCCTGGGAACCGCGGCGCAGGCCACGCCGTGTGCCTGGGCAGGCACGCCACCCAGGCCCGGCACCAAGCGACCCGGCCCGAGGGTGGCGCCCGGCCGCACGAGCGAGAACGGTCGTTCTTCGATCCCCTGCTCATGACATGACCCTGTGGCAGGGTCAGAACGTGTGCCGGCGCCGCAAGCCCATGGGGCGGCCGTCCGGATCGACGAGGAGGTGGTGCAGCGGCGTCGCCAGCACCCTCTCCGTCCCGGCCAGTTCCGGAGGGACGTACCGGCGCAGACGGCCCGACGGCCGGGGGCCACGACACCCGCTGTCGTACCAGGCGTCCAGCGCGGCGGCGGTCTCCTCGAAGGCACCGAAGGCGGTCACGGGATCGCACAGGCCGTCCGGCGTCCACTCCTCCGTATCGCCGGCCGCGCGCGTCCGCTCGCCCGCATCGTCGGGGGCATCGCGGTCGAGGGCTTCCAGGTGTTCGGACATCAGATCCAGGCGGAGGTTCCGGGCGAAGGAGCGCGCGCCGTCTCCGAGTCCTGCCGGGTCGCGTGGCCGCCGTGGGTCCGGACTCTCGTCGATCACGGCGCAGCTGAGTTCGGAATCGTGGGTCCACGAGCGGAGGTTGATGTTGTCGGAGCCGACGGATGCCCATACGTCGTCGATGACGCACACCTTGGCGTGCACGTAGACAGGGGTTCCCGCCCGGTTCTCCAGGCCGTACACCGCGACCCGGTCACCGCCGGCGCGGCGTAGCTCGTCCAGGGCCGTGATCCGCCCGATGAGGTTCATGGGCAGCGTGATCCGGCCGTCCTGCTCCGGGACGGAGGGGATGACGGCGATCAGCAGCAGTCGCGGATGCGCGGTCAGTGCCCGGGCGAAGCAGGCCACCACGCGCGGGGACCACAGGTACTGGTCCTCGACGTAGATCAGCGTCCGGGCCCGTCGCAGCGCTTTGAGGTATCCCCGTGCGATGCTGCGCTCCCCGTCGGGGGCGAAGGGGTATCCGCGCAGCAGCCGGTTCGGATAGGTGCGGAGCAGCTGCACGGTGTGCGTACCGCAGGGGGCGGGATCGGCTTCCTGCGGCGGCAGGCGGCCCGCGTCGGTGTCCTCCCGGTGCACCAGCTGACGCAGTCGGGTGAGCGGGCTGCGGGTGAGCGGCGACGGGTCCTCCCACCGTTCGCGGAAGACGGCTTCGACGTCGCCGACCACCGGCCCGCGAAGGGCGAGCTGGACGTCGTGCCACGGTGGGTGCGGGCCGTAGGCGGACGCCATGCTCATTGACTGGCGGTCGCCGCGGTGGGTGGCGTCGTCGTTGCGGTTGTGGCAGAGGTCGATTCCGCCGACGTACGCGACATCCAGCTCCTCGCGGCCGGGATGGCGCAGCACCACCATCTTCTGGTGGTGGGAGCCCCCGGGCCGCACCCGCATGTCGAGCAGACACTCGCCGCCGGCTTCCTCGATCTCCTTGCCGAAGTGGAGGTTCTGCTCCTCACTGAAGTGGAAGTTGTCCAGGTGGGAGCGCCACAGCAGACCCTTGACGATGACGCCGCGTTCGGCCGCGCGGCACAGAACCGTGCCGATCTCGGTGCCGTGCCCGTCAAGCCTCTCGTCGCGGTCGCCTCGCCAGTCGGTGAACAGGAGCAGGTCGCCGGCGCGCATCGCGCGGACGGCCGCCAGGAGGTCTGTGAAGTAGGCAGCGCCGTGAACCAGGGGCCGTGCCTCATTTCCCTCGGACCAAGCAACCCCGCCCGCCCGGCGCTCGTCCAGGCGCGTCGCGGAGTTGCCGCGTTCACCGGACAGCAGGAGCCACTCAGTGTGCGTCACGAAATCTGCCCTCCGATGTGCCCCTACCCACCACACCGCATCTCACCGACCGGGCCGGGCGGCCCGGGTCCGGCCGGCCCCGATCGATCGTGCCCGGTGGGCCTCGGCCCTCTCTCCGCCGATGGATCGCTGGACCGCGGGCGTGCGGAGCGTGACGGGACGGCTTGGCGCGCCGCATGAACACCTCGTGACGGCCTCGAAGCTCGTCCAGCAGACCTCGACCCTCCAACGGTCTGGCTGGCTGGCCATCAGGCGCCTTCGTGTGTCGGAATCATGTCCGGATGAGGCGCGACGGCAGGTTGCGCCCCGCGGGGTGTGGTGTCCGGTGTCCGAGTGGCGGAATGGGCGGAGAGCCGTTGCGATGGGGCTCATGGACGAGCCGATTGCCCGCACGCGGACCGTGCCGCCGCCGGCTGGTACGTGGACGGACCTGCCGCCCGCGGCGGGCGCCGTGGTGATGGCCACCGGCATCCTGTCCGTCGGTTTGCATCTCGACGGCAGTGAGGTGCTCTCGCGCGTCCTGCTGTGTCTGGCCGCACTGGTGTGGCTGCTGCTCGGCTGGGACTTCGGCGCTCGTCTGCTGCGCAGCCGGCGCCGCTGGCTGGCGGACGCCGACACCCCGCCCGGGCTGACCGCTGTCGCCGCCACCACCATCATGGGCGTTCGCGTCGCCCTCCTCGGTTGGAGCGCCTTCGCGGGGGTGCTGTTGGCGCTGGCTGTGGTGTTGTGGGCTGTGCTCCTGACGGCGGTGCTGCGGCATCTGCGGCGGCACATGCCAGGAGCCGTGTTCCTGATCTGTGTCGCCACGCAGGCGCTCGCTGTTCTGGCCGCGACCCTCGCGCCCGTGGGGGGCGACTGGCTCGCCTGGGCGGGGCTTGTCGCTTTCGGTCTCGGGCTGCTGCTCTACGTGGACGCTCTGGCGCGGTTCGACTTCGGGCAGATCGCCCGTGGGGCTGGCGACCAGTGGGTGGCCGGCGGAGCGCTGGCCATCTCGGCGCTCGCCACATCCAAGCTGCTGGCGAGCGCGGTGTGGTCCGGGTCTGCCTCCACGGCGCTGCGTACGGCCACTCTCGTGCTGCTCGCCCTCGACCTCGTGTGGTACGTCGTGCTGCTCTGCTCCGAACTGCTCCGTCCGCGCCTGCGGTACGACGTCCGGCGCTGGGCGACGGTCTTCCCCCTCGGCATGACGGCGGTCGCTTCCCTGTCCGCCTCGGCCGCCACGGGCATCGCCTGGCTCGGCACGCTGGGGAGCGTGCTCCTGTGGGTCGCCGCGTTGGCCTGGCTGCTGACCCTGTGCGGGCTGCTGCGTGCGCTGGTCGCACGTGCTGTCCCGCCGCTCGGCCAATGAAGGGTGGTGGCGCGGCGAACCCGGGGCCACGGTGGGCCTCTCGGCGGGCGTGACATGACCCGGATGGGCAGCAGCAGCTGGCCGGCTCCGTTGTTCACGACAGCAGTGCGGGCCGTTCGGGGTTGCGGTCGGCTCAGCGGGAGCGCGTGCGGGGGCGCCCACCGCCGGCCGGTCGTGGTCCGTTGCCCCGTTTCTGTGGATCCGGCGGTGGAGGAGATGCGGGCAGTGCGGGGCGTCACCAGCACCTGTGGCGCCATCTCGATGACACTCTGGCCCGCCGTGGCGCCAGGTGACTTGCAATGGCGCCACGATGGTGCCATCATTGCGTCATGGACCTCACCCCGTATGTTGACAATCTTCGCCATGAACTCGGCGTGGCCGCCGAGGCGGGCGGGGACGAAGCCCGTGCCCTGGCCGACCGGCTGACCGGTCAGCTGGAGTCGGCCGCCCGCCTGACGCTGCTGAACGCCCTGTCCGACGCGATGGACGAGATCACCCGCGACCTGGCACCCGGCTCGGTCGACCTGCGGCTGCGCGGCCTGAACCCCGAATTCGTGGTGACCGCACCGCCCGCCGTCGACGTCTTCGAGGAGGTGGACACTCCGGTGCCGGCCCCGCCGGTGGCGGCCCCGGTGGAGGTCGAGGACGGCGCCACGTCGCGGATCAACTTCCGGCCGCCGGCCCAGCTCAAGGTCCGGGTCGAAGAGGCCGCGAGCCGCGAGGGCCTCTCGGTCAACGCCTGGCTGGTGCGGGCGGTGACCGCAGCCCTTGAGCCCGGCGCGGCGGGCCGTGGCCGGAAGGGTTCGACGGGCCTGGGTCCGGGCGTCGGGCAGGGCTTCACCGGCTGGGTCCGCTAGCCGCACCCGGAACCGCCTCACGTCACGTTGCACCGGCGCACTCCGGGTGCGCCGGCCGCACCCGGAACGCCTCAAGGCACTGTCGCACCACGGCACTTCACCCGAGCACCTACGCCCACTCGGCCACTCGGCCAATCAGTCAAAAGGACGGCACAGCCATGCCTACTTTCGAAACCCCCGAACCCCTCTCCGCCACCGTCGAGCTCGAGATCGGGCGGGCCCGGATCGTCGCGGGCAAGCGCACCGACACCGTGGTCGAGGTGACGCCGAGCGACCCCGGCGACAAGCTGGACGTGCAGGCCGCCGAGGAAACCAAGGTCACCTGCGCGGGCGGGAAGTTGCTGGTCAAGGGCCCCAAGAAGCGCTCGCTCTTCGGCAAGATCGGTGCTGTCGATGTGACTGTCGAGCTGCCTGCGGGCTCGGACCTGACCGGCAGTACGGGCCTCGGCGAGTTCATCGGCGAGGGCCGGTTCGGGAACTGCCGCCTCACGACGGCGGCCGGGGACATCCAGCTGGACGAGGCCGCGGCGGTACGGCTGAAGACCTCGCACGGCGACGTCCTCGTGGACCGTACGACGGGCGAGACCGAGATCCAAGGGTCGGGCCGCGTGCGGGTCGGCCGGATCGAGGGGTCGGCGACCGTCAAGAACCTCAACGGCGAGACCGTGATCGGTGAGATCGGCGGGGAGCTGCGGGTGAACTCCTCGAACGGTCCCATCAGTGTCGTACGCGCGGCGTCCTCGGTGACCGCCAAGACCGCCAGCGGCGCCATCCGCCTGGGCGAGGTCGTACGCGGCCGGATCACGCTGGACTCCTCTGCCGGAGGCCTGGAGATCGGTATCGCCGAGGGGACCGCGGCCTGGCTCGACGTACGCTCCGCCGCCGGCCGCGTACGCAATGAGCTGGGGGCGGCGGAGGGCCCGGGGGAGTCCGAGGAGACGGTCGAGGTCCGGGGTCGGACGAGCGTCGGCGACATCCTCATCCGCCGCGCATAGGCGCTCGTAGCGGCGCGCGTGCAGGCGTGCGCACGGGCGGAGTTGGGGCTGAGACGTCGGCACGGCGTACACATCGAACTGAGGGGTGGGGAGAGGGATGGAACGCGGATTGCAGACCGGTGCACCCAGCACCCCCGGTGCACCCGGCACCTCCGGCGCCGTCGCCTCCTTCGTCCGCTTCGTGATCTTCGGTGGCGGAGTCGGCCTCGCTTCCAGCGCGGCCGTCGCCCTGCTCGCTACCTTCCTGCCGTTCACCCTGGCCAACGCGCTGATCACAGTCGTCTCGACGATCCTCGCGACCGAGCTGCACGCCCGGTTCACCTTCGCGTCGGGCCGCCGGCCCGACGGGCGCGGACTGCTGCGCTGCGGCCTCCGTCACCACCTGCAGTCCGCCGGGACGGCCGCGGCCGCCTTCGCCGTGACCACCCTCGCGATGCTCGTCCTGTACGTGTTCGAGAGCGCACCCCCTCTCGCCGTCGAGCAGGCCGTCTACCTCTCGGCCTCGGCCCTCGCCGGCATCGGCCGCTTCCTGGCGCTCCGCTTGTACGTCTTCGCCACCACCCGCAAGCAGCCCACCCCGGTCACCCTCGACCTGCACCGGTCCCCGACCCGCCGCGAACTGCTCACCACCGCGTCCTGAACCAGGCCGGGAACCGGGCGAAGGCGCGGGGGACCCTCGTCCGGCACCGCATGGCGGGCACGGGCCGGGCATCGCCCTCGAGGCGCCGAGAAACACCGACGGCGCCATAACGGCTCCTATAGCGCCATCCTTGCGTCCTGATGGCGATGCCTGCCCCGCATGCATGGTGGGCCAACCCGACACCAGTGATGCGCCGCCGCGGCGCCATCCCGTGCTGCCCCGGCGCCGATGGGCCAGCTCGCCCGTCGCCTGACGGCGCACCGTTTCGACCGGCCGCCGTTCTGACCGGCCGTCGACCACCCGCTTCGACCGCCGAACCGGTTCGACGGACCGCCCGCTTCGACCGCCGAACCGGTTCGACGGACCGCCCGCTTCGACCGCCGAACCGTTTCGACGGACCAACCGCTTCGACCGACCACCTATCCAACGGGAGTATTTCCGTGGCTACGTTCCTTTCCAGACTGGGCCGACTCGCCTTTCGCCGCAGGGGGGTGACGCTGCTGCTCTGGCTGCTGATATTCGGCGGCGTGGGCTTCGCGGCCTCGTCCGCGCCGGCGCCACCCGCCGATACGTTCTCGATGCCGGGTACCGAGTCTCAGGAGGCCTTCGACCTACTGACGGAGAAGTTCCCGGATGCGAGCGCCGACGGCGCCAGCGCCCGGGTCGTGGTCCGTGCCCCCGAGGGCGCGAAGATCACCACACCCGCGCAGCGGACGAAGGTCGAGCGCCTGGTCGCCGAGCTGGGGATGTCGTCCCCGCAGGTTGTGGGGGTCGCCGACCCGTACAAGACCCCCGAGATCAGCATCAGCAAGGACGGGACGACCGCCTACATGGTGGTGACGTACAAGGTCCCTGCGATGGAGGTCGGTGACAAGGCGCACGACGCGCTCGACGCGGCCACCGAGCGGGCCCGCGAGGCGGGGCTGACCGTCGAGGCCGGCGGTGACGCCGTGAAGATCGAGCAGGCCATGGGCGGCACCGGCGAGCAGATCGGCATCCTGGTCTCCGCGTTCGTCCTGGTCCTGACCTTCGGTTCGATGATCGCGGCCGGCATGCCGCTGATCACCGCGCTGATCGGCGTCGGCATCGGTATCTCCGGCATCACGGCACTCGGCTCCACGCTGGGCCTGTCCGGCACCACCTCGACCCTCGCGATGATGATCGGTCTCGCGGTCGGCATCGACTACGCGCTGTTCATCGTGTCCCGTTTCCGTGCCGAGCGGACCGAGGGGCGTACGCCCGAAGAGGCCGCAGGGCGGGCCGTCGGAACCGCGGGCTCGGCCGTCGTCTTCGCCGGTCTCACGGTCATCGTCGCCCTCGCCGGGCTCGCTGTGGTGGACATCCCGATGCTCACCAAGATGGGCCTGGCCGCGGCCGGCACCGTCGCGGTCGCCGTACTCGTCGCGATCACGCTGGTCCCCGCCCTCCTCGGCCTCGCGCCGGTCAAGGTGATGGCCCGCAAGGGGCGCCTGCAGTACGCCGTCAAGCCGCTGTCTGAGCGCAAGCAGCGCAGGGCCGCCAAGCACGCGGCGAAGCTGGCCAAGAAGACCAAGCCCAACCTGGGCTCCCGCTGGGCCAGTTACGTTCTGCGCCATCCCGTGGCCGTCCTGCTCGTCGGTGTGGTCGGCCTCGGCGCGGTCGCCGTGCCGGCCACGAGCCTGGAGCTCGGTCTGCCGGGCGAGGGCCAGATGTCGACCGAGACCACCCAGCGCAAGGCGTACGACCTGCTCTCCCAGACCTTCGGGCCAGGATTCAACGGACCCCTGATGGTCACCGTGCAAGCCAAGGATGCCAAGGCAGTCGGCGACCAGGTCGGCGAGGCCCTCAAGGGGACGGACGGCGTGGCCTCGGTCTCCCCGGCCATCGCCAACAAGGTGGGCGACACC contains:
- a CDS encoding MMPL family transporter → MATFLSRLGRLAFRRRGVTLLLWLLIFGGVGFAASSAPAPPADTFSMPGTESQEAFDLLTEKFPDASADGASARVVVRAPEGAKITTPAQRTKVERLVAELGMSSPQVVGVADPYKTPEISISKDGTTAYMVVTYKVPAMEVGDKAHDALDAATERAREAGLTVEAGGDAVKIEQAMGGTGEQIGILVSAFVLVLTFGSMIAAGMPLITALIGVGIGISGITALGSTLGLSGTTSTLAMMIGLAVGIDYALFIVSRFRAERTEGRTPEEAAGRAVGTAGSAVVFAGLTVIVALAGLAVVDIPMLTKMGLAAAGTVAVAVLVAITLVPALLGLAPVKVMARKGRLQYAVKPLSERKQRRAAKHAAKLAKKTKPNLGSRWASYVLRHPVAVLLVGVVGLGAVAVPATSLELGLPGEGQMSTETTQRKAYDLLSQTFGPGFNGPLMVTVQAKDAKAVGDQVGEALKGTDGVASVSPAIANKVGDTAILTLIPTTGPTEKKTEELVRELRDTAGDLEQGTASRILVTGQTAMFIDFSQTLDDALLPYLGLVVGLAFLLLMVVFRSVLVPLKAALGFLLSVAAALGAVVAVFQWGWLADVFGIDAPGPIMSTMPIFMIGVVFGLAMDYEVFLVSRMRESYAHGARPAEAVVDGFRYGGRVVSAAAVIMMSVFSGFIVEDNDFVKMIGFALAIAVLFDAFIVRMAIVPALFALLGKSAWWLPKWLDRILPRVDVEGEKLGQAQAVPRSHRERTLVG
- a CDS encoding DUF4360 domain-containing protein, with amino-acid sequence MRVPLLVSGAITALFASALPTQASPSSIVDPPPDKIVIDIATVNGSGCPLGTAAIAVSEDNTAFTVTYSEYLAQVGGDSSPTAARRNCQLNLLVHVPQGFTYAIASADYRGYASLQPGASSTEKASYYFQGSPNTASRTHTFRGPYEDNWQATDDTDWAQLVWAPCGVQRNFNINTELRVNAGTSNPATTSYMTMDSTDGDISTVYHLAWKECPES
- a CDS encoding tellurite resistance/C4-dicarboxylate transporter family protein gives rise to the protein MDEPIARTRTVPPPAGTWTDLPPAAGAVVMATGILSVGLHLDGSEVLSRVLLCLAALVWLLLGWDFGARLLRSRRRWLADADTPPGLTAVAATTIMGVRVALLGWSAFAGVLLALAVVLWAVLLTAVLRHLRRHMPGAVFLICVATQALAVLAATLAPVGGDWLAWAGLVAFGLGLLLYVDALARFDFGQIARGAGDQWVAGGALAISALATSKLLASAVWSGSASTALRTATLVLLALDLVWYVVLLCSELLRPRLRYDVRRWATVFPLGMTAVASLSASAATGIAWLGTLGSVLLWVAALAWLLTLCGLLRALVARAVPPLGQ
- a CDS encoding DUF4097 family beta strand repeat-containing protein, producing MPTFETPEPLSATVELEIGRARIVAGKRTDTVVEVTPSDPGDKLDVQAAEETKVTCAGGKLLVKGPKKRSLFGKIGAVDVTVELPAGSDLTGSTGLGEFIGEGRFGNCRLTTAAGDIQLDEAAAVRLKTSHGDVLVDRTTGETEIQGSGRVRVGRIEGSATVKNLNGETVIGEIGGELRVNSSNGPISVVRAASSVTAKTASGAIRLGEVVRGRITLDSSAGGLEIGIAEGTAAWLDVRSAAGRVRNELGAAEGPGESEETVEVRGRTSVGDILIRRA
- a CDS encoding VOC family protein, encoding MTIQRMDNALIVVEDIDAVISFFVELGMELESKAPIEGRWVECVIGVDDVRQDIAMLRTPDGHGRIELAMFHTPKAIRSEPKDAPANTLGIRRIMFAVDDIEDVVARLRTHGAELVGELAQYEDVYRLCYVRGPEGIIVGLAEQLS
- a CDS encoding phospholipase D-like domain-containing protein, which encodes MTHTEWLLLSGERGNSATRLDERRAGGVAWSEGNEARPLVHGAAYFTDLLAAVRAMRAGDLLLFTDWRGDRDERLDGHGTEIGTVLCRAAERGVIVKGLLWRSHLDNFHFSEEQNLHFGKEIEEAGGECLLDMRVRPGGSHHQKMVVLRHPGREELDVAYVGGIDLCHNRNDDATHRGDRQSMSMASAYGPHPPWHDVQLALRGPVVGDVEAVFRERWEDPSPLTRSPLTRLRQLVHREDTDAGRLPPQEADPAPCGTHTVQLLRTYPNRLLRGYPFAPDGERSIARGYLKALRRARTLIYVEDQYLWSPRVVACFARALTAHPRLLLIAVIPSVPEQDGRITLPMNLIGRITALDELRRAGGDRVAVYGLENRAGTPVYVHAKVCVIDDVWASVGSDNINLRSWTHDSELSCAVIDESPDPRRPRDPAGLGDGARSFARNLRLDLMSEHLEALDRDAPDDAGERTRAAGDTEEWTPDGLCDPVTAFGAFEETAAALDAWYDSGCRGPRPSGRLRRYVPPELAGTERVLATPLHHLLVDPDGRPMGLRRRHTF